From the genome of Glycine max cultivar Williams 82 chromosome 2, Glycine_max_v4.0, whole genome shotgun sequence, one region includes:
- the LOC100814266 gene encoding uncharacterized protein isoform X1 — translation MSSGGNLSCVLVAVDGSEESMNALRWALNNLKLRSPTLDSTGAPSFIIFHVQSPPSIATGLHPGAIPFGGPSDIEVPAFTAAIEAHQKRITNAVLDHVLGICSEFNLTSKGRTHVLVGDPKEKICEAVQDLHADVLVMGYILYSYFFINKY, via the exons ATGTCGAGTGGTGGAAACCTTAGTTGCGTGTTGGTAGCTGTGGATGGAAGCGAGGAAAGCATGAACGCGCTGCGTTGGGCACTGAACAACCTCAAGCTCCGATCCCCTACACTCGATTCCACCGGTGCTccctccttcatcatcttccacGTCCAATCCCCGCCCTCCATCGCCACTGGCCTCCATCCCGGTGCCATCCCCTTCGGTGGTCCCA GTGATATCGAAGTTCCTGCTTTCACTGCAGCCATTGAAGCTCACCAGAAGCGCATCACCAACGCCGTACTCGACCACGTCCTCGGAATCTGCTCCGAATTCAACCTAACC AGTAAGGGCAGAACCCATGTCCTTGTTGGAGATCCAAAGGAGAAGATTTGTGAAGCTGTGCAGGATTTGCATGCTGATGTGCTTGTGATGGGGTACATactttatagttatttttttatcaataaatattaa
- the LOC100814266 gene encoding uncharacterized protein isoform X2 has translation MSSGGNLSCVLVAVDGSEESMNALRWALNNLKLRSPTLDSTGAPSFIIFHVQSPPSIATGLHPGAIPFGGPSDIEVPAFTAAIEAHQKRITNAVLDHVLGICSEFNLTVTKKKCLLKCSKQRNWIVATAIYSLNFVI, from the exons ATGTCGAGTGGTGGAAACCTTAGTTGCGTGTTGGTAGCTGTGGATGGAAGCGAGGAAAGCATGAACGCGCTGCGTTGGGCACTGAACAACCTCAAGCTCCGATCCCCTACACTCGATTCCACCGGTGCTccctccttcatcatcttccacGTCCAATCCCCGCCCTCCATCGCCACTGGCCTCCATCCCGGTGCCATCCCCTTCGGTGGTCCCA GTGATATCGAAGTTCCTGCTTTCACTGCAGCCATTGAAGCTCACCAGAAGCGCATCACCAACGCCGTACTCGACCACGTCCTCGGAATCTGCTCCGAATTCAACCTAACC gttaccaaaaaaaaatgtttattgaaATGTTCGAAACAACGGAATTGGATAGTGGCTACGGCTATCTATTCtttgaattttgtaatttag